The genome window AATAGTAAGAGAAAAAACAGGACTTGGTGGTAGAGTATTAAGAGGCTTTGGTATAGATGAATACTCAATAAGAAAAGAAATTCTCCAGATACTTGGAGAAATACCACCACAGGAACAGGTTAAACAGGTTCCAACACCTAATATTGATAGATTTTCAAGGGATTTAACTGCACTTGCCAGGGAAGGAAAACTTGACCCTGTAATCGGCAGGGATAAGGAGATAGACAGAGTTATACAGATACTTTCCAGAAGAAGAAAGAACAACCCTGTTTTAATAGGTGAACCAGGTGTAGGAAAAACATCAATAGTGGAAGGTTTAGCCCAGAGAATAGCAAACAAAGAAGTTCCAGAACCACTCCAATCTAAAAGAATTGTCGCCCTTGACCTTGCTGCACTGGTTGCAGGAACAAAATACAGAGGTCAGTTTGAGGAAAGACTTAAAAATATTCTGAAAGAACTGGAAAAAGCACCTTATATCATTCTGTTTATAGACGAGCTTCACACACTTGTCGGAGCAGGAGCTGCAGAAGGCTCAATTGACGCATCAAATATGCTTAAACCTGCGCTGGCAAGAGGAGAAATACAGGTAATCGGAGCTACAACAATTGATGAATACAGAAAATATATAGAAAAAGACGGAGCACTTGAAAGAAGATTTCAGCCTGTTTTAGTAGAACCTCCAACTCCAGAAGATACTATAAAAATACTTATGGGTCTGAAGAAAAAATTTGAGGAATTCCATGAAGTAGAATACACCAAATCAGCTATAGAAAAAGCCGTTGATTATTCTGTTAAATACATAACAGACAGACAGCTTCCAGATAAGGCTATAGACCTGATTGATGAAGCAGGGGCGTGGGTAAGAATTAGGGAAATGGAACTACCCCCTAAGCTGAGAAAAATAGAAGAAAAAATAAAGAAAATAGAAGAAGAAAAAGCAAAAGCTGCCAGGGAACAGGACTACGAAAAGGCTGCAAGACTGAGAGATGAAGAGCTGAAACTCAGGGCAAAATTTGAAACCCTCAAAGCAGAATGGAAAGAAAAAAGAAAGGTGAAAAAACCAAAAGTTAAAGACAAAGATATAGCACAGGTAGTTGCCAAATGGACAGGTATACCTGTTGCAAGACTTACAGAAAGCCAGGCAGAAAAACTACTTCATATTGAAGAGGAACTCCACAAAAGAGTTGTTGACCAGGATGAAGCTATAAAAGCAATATCCCGAGCAATTAGAAGAAACAGTGTTGGTCTAAAAGGAGCCCACAGACCAATTGGAGTATTTATGTTCCTGGGTCCAACAGGTGTAGGTAAAACAGAAACAGCCAAAGCACTGGCAGAAT of Persephonella sp. IF05-L8 contains these proteins:
- a CDS encoding ATP-dependent Clp protease ATP-binding subunit; translation: MFEKFTERARKVILNAREKALEYRSNYLGSEHLLLSLLEEEDIPVLVLSRFGLTVDKVKRTLTSQMVHGSHSGEVLFAPDAKRVLEFAVEEARILHHQFVGPEHLLIGIVREKTGLGGRVLRGFGIDEYSIRKEILQILGEIPPQEQVKQVPTPNIDRFSRDLTALAREGKLDPVIGRDKEIDRVIQILSRRRKNNPVLIGEPGVGKTSIVEGLAQRIANKEVPEPLQSKRIVALDLAALVAGTKYRGQFEERLKNILKELEKAPYIILFIDELHTLVGAGAAEGSIDASNMLKPALARGEIQVIGATTIDEYRKYIEKDGALERRFQPVLVEPPTPEDTIKILMGLKKKFEEFHEVEYTKSAIEKAVDYSVKYITDRQLPDKAIDLIDEAGAWVRIREMELPPKLRKIEEKIKKIEEEKAKAAREQDYEKAARLRDEELKLRAKFETLKAEWKEKRKVKKPKVKDKDIAQVVAKWTGIPVARLTESQAEKLLHIEEELHKRVVDQDEAIKAISRAIRRNSVGLKGAHRPIGVFMFLGPTGVGKTETAKALAEYLFGTEDALIRFDMSEYMEKHTVSRLIGAPPGYVGYEEGGQLTEAVRRRPYSVILFDEIEKAHPDVFNIFLQIFDDGRLTDSFGRVVDFSNTIIIMTSNLGARLILESGKVGFEQKSGMLDYEEMKKNVLQQVRKHFSPEFLNRLDEVIVFKPLDKEVMKGIIDIQLKEINKRLKEWGITVKLSRKFVDYLIEKEFRPEFGARSIKRALQSLVEDLLAEEILKGKLPPGSTAEVIVKKDGSVGIKVKKPKQTKKKEKEVATT